A single genomic interval of Chloracidobacterium validum harbors:
- the metK gene encoding methionine adenosyltransferase: protein MNSSDFLFSSESVTEGHPDKMADQISDAILDEVLRLDPNGRVACETLLATGLVVIAGEITTTAYVDFPTVAREVVRRIGYDNAEYGFDAKTCSVISTINAQSPDIAMGVDTGGAGDQGLMFGFACTETPELMPLPIQLAHRLTQRLAEVRRDGTLDYLRPDGKAQVSVEYRDGKPHRVAAVVVSTQHAESVKTDDLRRDIERHVIRHVMTNGLLDADTKFHINPTGRFVVGGPMGDTGLTGRKIIVDTYGGYAPHGGGAFSGKDPTKVDRSAAYLARYVAKNVVAAGLAERCQVQLAYAIGVAEPVSVYVETFGTGRVPSSTIVELIRSHFKMTPRGIIESLDLQRPIYSPTAAYGHFGRNEEGFTWERTDKADILRKEAGL, encoded by the coding sequence TTGAACAGCAGTGATTTTCTGTTTTCTTCTGAGTCAGTTACCGAAGGTCATCCAGACAAGATGGCCGACCAAATCTCCGATGCCATTCTCGATGAAGTTTTGCGGCTCGATCCCAACGGTCGGGTAGCCTGTGAGACGCTCCTGGCAACCGGCCTCGTGGTCATTGCCGGAGAGATTACGACGACGGCCTATGTGGACTTCCCAACGGTGGCGCGGGAGGTGGTCAGGCGGATCGGCTATGACAATGCCGAATATGGCTTTGATGCCAAGACCTGTTCGGTTATCTCGACCATCAATGCCCAGTCACCGGATATTGCCATGGGGGTGGACACCGGCGGGGCCGGTGATCAGGGACTCATGTTTGGCTTCGCCTGCACGGAAACCCCGGAACTCATGCCGTTGCCCATTCAACTGGCGCATCGCCTGACGCAGCGCCTGGCCGAAGTCCGCCGGGATGGCACGCTGGATTACCTGCGCCCGGATGGCAAAGCCCAAGTGTCGGTCGAGTATCGGGATGGCAAGCCCCATCGCGTGGCAGCCGTCGTGGTTTCAACCCAGCATGCGGAGTCAGTCAAAACGGATGATTTACGGCGTGACATCGAGCGGCATGTCATCCGCCACGTCATGACCAATGGGCTCCTCGACGCCGATACCAAGTTCCATATCAATCCAACCGGGCGCTTCGTGGTGGGCGGCCCCATGGGCGATACGGGTTTGACCGGCCGCAAGATTATCGTGGATACCTACGGCGGCTATGCGCCACATGGTGGCGGGGCTTTTTCGGGCAAAGACCCAACGAAAGTCGATCGGTCAGCAGCCTACTTGGCCCGCTATGTGGCGAAAAACGTCGTGGCGGCAGGGCTGGCTGAGCGATGCCAGGTGCAACTGGCCTACGCCATCGGCGTGGCAGAGCCAGTTTCTGTCTATGTTGAAACCTTTGGAACAGGCCGGGTTCCGTCCAGCACAATCGTCGAACTCATCCGGTCTCACTTCAAGATGACACCACGCGGTATCATCGAATCGCTTGATCTCCAGCGCCCGATTTACTCGCCGACCGCCGCCTATGGACACTTTGGGCGCAACGAAGAAGGCTTTACCTGGGAACGCACTGACAAGGCCGACATCTTGCGGAAAGAGGCTGGGCTGTGA
- the recJ gene encoding single-stranded-DNA-specific exonuclease RecJ yields MSNDMRRSLSGAIWKRAMPSETDVHRLATELGISPLVAACLVNRGITTPERATAFLAPDLAHIPDPQPMWNLDEAIRVLTGALSRRERVQIVGDYDCDGTTGLITLRNVLRLLGSEDDCVSYYVPDREREGYGLNPGIIERAAAAGVQVLVSVDIGITAHQEWDMARERGITGVCLDHHTALGSRVPSSAIVVCPKQAGDPYPEKDLAACGLAWQMARALLDERPNGAAILRSLTKLVAIGTYADLVPLSSLANRAIVAEGLRGLNQGSKNPGLAALMEVARLDQRVIGASDLGFRLGPRINAAGRIEGTTLSVIELFDSHTLEEARPRAQQIDAWNTERQDVQRRLVEQLEKRITDQAQDDFVYVLAGDHADGWKQGVVGIAASKVVETYHRPALVCSLRDGIAHGSGRSIPQFNLIEALQWVGSDGLFLRYGGHPAAAGFCLPVERLPELHRRLNEYARQTLTPDDLIRAYTYDGNLPLADLTVAFVESLARLEPHGIGNPAPRFVVRGRILEQRVLKDLHLKLILADDQARIEVLWWNQHGYAGQLPKHTLVEVLGRPDINVWNGNRTTQFIATDIRLA; encoded by the coding sequence ATGTCAAACGATATGCGTCGTTCCCTGAGCGGGGCGATCTGGAAACGTGCGATGCCATCGGAAACGGATGTTCACCGACTGGCAACAGAGCTGGGTATTTCCCCACTGGTCGCGGCCTGCCTGGTCAACCGGGGCATCACCACGCCGGAACGGGCAACGGCCTTTCTCGCCCCAGACCTAGCGCATATTCCCGACCCGCAACCGATGTGGAATCTGGACGAAGCCATTCGCGTCCTGACGGGTGCGCTTAGTCGCCGTGAACGGGTTCAAATTGTTGGGGACTACGACTGCGATGGCACGACCGGACTCATCACGCTCCGCAATGTGTTGCGCTTGCTTGGTTCGGAGGATGACTGCGTTTCGTACTATGTCCCGGACCGTGAGCGCGAAGGCTATGGACTCAACCCAGGCATCATTGAACGGGCCGCCGCCGCCGGGGTTCAAGTTCTGGTGTCGGTGGATATTGGCATCACTGCCCATCAGGAATGGGACATGGCGCGCGAGCGGGGCATAACCGGTGTGTGCCTCGATCATCACACGGCACTGGGCAGTCGCGTTCCGTCCAGCGCCATTGTGGTCTGCCCCAAGCAGGCAGGTGATCCCTACCCGGAAAAGGACCTCGCCGCCTGTGGCTTGGCCTGGCAAATGGCACGCGCCTTGCTCGACGAACGTCCCAACGGCGCAGCCATCTTGCGGTCGCTCACCAAGCTGGTGGCGATTGGCACCTATGCCGACCTCGTTCCGCTTTCGAGTTTGGCCAATCGGGCAATCGTGGCGGAAGGTCTCCGCGGCCTCAACCAAGGCTCGAAAAATCCCGGACTGGCAGCCTTGATGGAGGTTGCGCGGCTCGACCAACGGGTGATTGGCGCCAGCGATCTGGGCTTTCGGCTTGGCCCGCGCATCAATGCCGCCGGACGAATCGAAGGGACGACCCTGAGCGTGATCGAGCTATTTGATAGCCACACCCTGGAGGAAGCTCGCCCGCGCGCGCAGCAGATTGATGCGTGGAACACCGAACGCCAGGACGTCCAGCGGCGTCTCGTGGAGCAGCTCGAAAAACGAATCACCGATCAGGCCCAGGATGACTTCGTTTACGTTCTGGCCGGCGACCATGCGGACGGCTGGAAGCAAGGCGTGGTCGGCATTGCCGCCTCGAAGGTCGTGGAAACCTATCACCGCCCGGCGCTGGTGTGCAGCCTGCGGGATGGCATCGCCCATGGCTCTGGGCGGAGCATTCCGCAGTTCAACCTCATCGAGGCGCTCCAGTGGGTCGGTAGCGACGGCTTATTTCTTCGCTATGGCGGACATCCGGCCGCGGCCGGTTTTTGCCTGCCCGTCGAGCGCCTGCCCGAACTCCACCGTCGGCTGAATGAGTACGCGCGGCAGACACTCACCCCGGATGATCTCATACGCGCCTATACCTACGATGGCAACTTGCCGCTGGCTGACCTGACGGTTGCCTTCGTGGAAAGCCTGGCACGCCTTGAGCCACATGGCATCGGCAATCCGGCCCCGCGGTTTGTTGTGCGCGGACGGATTCTTGAACAGCGCGTTCTGAAAGACCTGCACCTCAAGCTCATTCTGGCGGATGACCAAGCCCGCATCGAAGTTCTCTGGTGGAACCAGCACGGATACGCCGGGCAGTTGCCAAAGCACACCTTGGTTGAGGTGCTGGGACGCCCTGACATCAATGTGTGGAATGGGAATCGGACAACCCAGTTTATCGCCACGGATATCCGACTGGCGTGA
- a CDS encoding sensor histidine kinase, translating into MPDSRPQTSPPTWLSGEIESSLPYQILTQSHDAVWLRGLPDGGVTFLGNGFESLWGISLAAATENPEQLHDRLHPLDRAIRVARWQSPVESYDWEIEYRIIRPNEELRWVRETAFVLRDATGRITYGVGFMRDVTYYKLFGLTRRENEERFQKFFDQNPIGCCMVSARSLRFTAVNAAFAQMTGYSADELIGQRPDDLGLWLDETLPNLMVQSLRQCPHSEQLETTLRVRHGHLCQIALTAMAVDVGEQRYIALLCQDVTSAKHLQSQLMDSEARFRALFMGLPDMVAHISQDGRVYDLNRVDFGYEKGQLMARNFFDWFVPEDQPKLRAALADSLTKASQRPSFEARIQLSTEQPQWCAGRIAGIHFNQSAAEFLITLRDIADQKRAADELRRLNEEISEANIKLRELDKLKARFAATLIHDLRSPLTCIHSVLEILDDASIEDSSRQLIAVSQSSLQRALDMISNIQHVYQSEEGLLKLNCAPVTPQTFIRPCWEASCIEAQRKRLNLTLDYAFDTASPELPLVYGDASKLERAMSNLLSNAIKFTPPGGSIRVSVAVVNGEGVNIGRDFVEVSILDTGTGIPPEDLPYVFDVYRQSRNNRTGVGFGLGLSIVKSIIAAHGGDVRVESQIGVGTRFFFHLPVYLGEAGESGNVAQKSPETIF; encoded by the coding sequence ATGCCCGATTCCAGACCCCAAACGTCCCCGCCAACGTGGTTATCGGGGGAAATCGAATCAAGCCTACCGTATCAAATCCTTACCCAAAGCCACGATGCCGTTTGGCTCCGGGGGCTGCCCGATGGGGGCGTGACCTTTTTGGGGAATGGCTTTGAGTCACTGTGGGGCATTTCGCTGGCAGCCGCGACAGAAAACCCAGAGCAACTCCATGACCGCCTGCATCCGCTTGACCGCGCCATCCGAGTTGCCCGCTGGCAGTCGCCAGTCGAGAGCTACGACTGGGAAATCGAGTACCGAATCATCCGCCCCAACGAGGAACTGCGCTGGGTGCGCGAAACGGCGTTTGTTCTCCGGGATGCGACCGGACGCATAACGTATGGCGTTGGCTTCATGCGGGATGTGACGTACTACAAGCTGTTTGGGCTGACCCGCCGGGAAAATGAGGAGCGTTTCCAGAAGTTTTTCGACCAAAACCCGATTGGCTGCTGCATGGTTTCGGCGCGGAGCCTGCGTTTCACGGCAGTCAATGCCGCCTTTGCTCAGATGACAGGCTACAGCGCCGACGAGCTGATTGGTCAGCGGCCAGACGACCTTGGCTTATGGTTGGACGAAACGCTGCCCAATTTGATGGTTCAGTCACTTCGCCAGTGCCCCCATAGCGAGCAACTTGAAACAACACTGCGCGTGCGACACGGCCACCTGTGCCAGATTGCGTTGACAGCCATGGCCGTGGATGTCGGAGAGCAACGCTATATCGCCCTACTGTGCCAGGATGTGACGAGCGCCAAGCACCTTCAGTCTCAACTCATGGATAGTGAAGCGCGCTTCCGCGCGTTGTTCATGGGGCTGCCGGACATGGTGGCGCACATCAGTCAGGACGGCCGCGTGTATGACCTTAACCGGGTTGATTTTGGCTATGAGAAGGGGCAACTGATGGCGCGCAACTTCTTCGACTGGTTTGTGCCGGAAGACCAGCCCAAGCTTCGGGCGGCGCTGGCTGACTCACTGACCAAAGCGAGTCAGCGACCAAGCTTTGAAGCCCGAATTCAGCTTTCAACCGAGCAACCCCAGTGGTGTGCCGGGCGAATTGCAGGCATTCACTTCAACCAGTCCGCGGCTGAGTTCCTCATCACCCTACGTGACATTGCCGACCAAAAACGCGCAGCAGACGAGTTGCGGCGGCTCAACGAAGAAATCTCCGAAGCGAATATCAAGCTTCGTGAACTGGACAAGCTCAAAGCGCGCTTTGCGGCAACGCTCATCCATGACTTGCGCTCCCCGCTGACGTGCATTCACAGCGTGCTCGAAATCCTCGACGATGCCAGCATCGAGGATAGTTCCCGGCAGTTGATCGCCGTCTCACAAAGCAGCCTACAGCGGGCGCTCGATATGATCAGCAACATTCAGCACGTCTATCAATCTGAAGAAGGGTTGCTCAAACTCAACTGCGCACCGGTCACACCCCAGACCTTCATTCGGCCGTGCTGGGAGGCAAGTTGTATTGAAGCCCAACGAAAGAGGCTCAACCTAACCCTTGACTACGCCTTTGACACCGCTAGCCCCGAACTCCCACTGGTTTATGGAGACGCATCCAAGCTCGAACGCGCGATGAGCAACCTGCTCTCGAATGCCATCAAATTCACGCCACCCGGTGGGAGCATTCGGGTGAGCGTCGCCGTCGTGAATGGTGAGGGCGTCAATATCGGACGGGATTTTGTCGAAGTATCGATCCTGGATACCGGAACGGGGATTCCGCCCGAAGACCTCCCCTATGTTTTCGACGTATATCGGCAGTCCCGCAACAACCGAACCGGCGTCGGCTTTGGCTTGGGGCTATCAATCGTCAAAAGCATTATTGCCGCCCATGGCGGCGACGTGCGGGTTGAAAGCCAAATTGGCGTTGGCACACGGTTCTTCTTTCACTTACCGGTTTACCTCGGAGAAGCCGGTGAGTCGGGAAACGTCGCGCAAAAAAGCCCAGAAACTATCTTTTGA
- the ribB gene encoding 3,4-dihydroxy-2-butanone-4-phosphate synthase, whose translation MELASIEEAIAELQAGRTIIVVDDEDRENEGDLVCAAEKVTPDIINFMAKYGRGLICLSLTEERCDALDLPLQVTNNTSGFGTAFTVSIEAKRGVTTGISAADRATTILTAVNPATRPADLARPGHVFPLRARRGGVLVRPGQTEASVDLARMAGLTPAGVICEIMNDDGTMARLPQLIEFAQRHGLKIVSVADLIRYRLANEIHVRCTAEADVTLPCGKFRAMTFRSDITDEVHLALVMGQPASLDSALVRVHSQTLLGDVFEVAGDEAGHWLRLALDKIASEGAGVLLYLRQKQAGTHLEEHLRAIARGESIIHGNVRDYGTGAQILRALGLHRIRLLTNHPRRLTALEGFGLVFLDTVPLDD comes from the coding sequence ATGGAACTCGCTTCCATTGAAGAAGCCATTGCTGAGTTACAGGCCGGGCGCACCATCATCGTCGTGGATGACGAAGACCGGGAGAACGAAGGCGATCTCGTCTGTGCCGCGGAAAAAGTCACCCCAGACATCATCAACTTCATGGCGAAGTATGGTCGGGGGCTGATTTGTCTTTCCCTGACCGAGGAGCGTTGCGACGCCCTTGACCTCCCCTTGCAGGTGACAAACAACACCTCCGGCTTTGGCACGGCCTTTACGGTTTCGATTGAAGCGAAGCGCGGGGTCACGACCGGGATTTCGGCCGCCGACCGCGCCACGACGATCCTCACCGCCGTCAACCCGGCCACGCGCCCGGCGGACCTCGCCCGACCGGGGCATGTTTTCCCCTTGCGTGCGCGGCGTGGCGGCGTCCTAGTGCGTCCGGGGCAAACCGAAGCCAGTGTGGATTTGGCCCGCATGGCCGGGCTGACACCGGCTGGCGTCATTTGTGAAATCATGAACGACGACGGGACGATGGCGAGACTGCCGCAGCTCATCGAATTTGCCCAACGACATGGGCTGAAAATCGTCTCGGTTGCCGATCTTATCCGCTACCGCCTGGCCAACGAAATTCACGTGCGCTGCACGGCTGAAGCCGACGTGACGCTTCCATGTGGAAAATTTCGCGCCATGACCTTTCGGAGCGATATTACTGACGAAGTTCACCTAGCGTTGGTCATGGGGCAACCAGCCAGCCTGGATTCAGCTCTGGTCCGGGTTCATTCGCAAACGCTGCTGGGGGATGTGTTTGAGGTAGCAGGCGATGAGGCTGGTCACTGGCTTCGGTTGGCGCTCGACAAAATCGCCTCGGAAGGCGCTGGCGTGCTGCTCTATTTGCGGCAAAAACAAGCTGGAACCCACCTCGAAGAACACCTGCGCGCCATTGCCCGCGGGGAATCCATCATTCATGGGAACGTCCGCGACTATGGCACCGGTGCGCAAATTCTGCGCGCGCTAGGGCTGCACCGAATCCGGCTTCTGACCAACCATCCCCGGCGGCTGACAGCGCTGGAAGGCTTTGGGCTGGTCTTTTTAGACACGGTGCCGCTCGATGATTGA
- a CDS encoding glycosyltransferase family 39 protein — MIERRRLATIAGLVGLACAVRLGVRLARGEATFWEQSYGFYFELAQKLVREQSFCLDAVTCAYWTPLYPAFLALVTAGERNFLAIAMAQSLVGGLTTWCAYELARLWFDARAGWMAAGLTALYPYFVVHDTALQETGLYTAATAAATLALARIPIAQHRFRQAGLAGALTGLAILVRPSLTPFVPLALVWLGLSCQEQASRRWKLVGGYALALALVLLPWIVRNAFVVGRPTLTTRLGYSLWAAHNPHTFTHYPSGSIDRSTEAAWAAMTSDELAAVSRAALRETSFDDWFRTRAWAYIRAHPDVAAWGACRKLGAAFWWRLNPLKGPREQWVYGLSYGSVMLLAGMGVWQLGRRKQWLPIWLCGAHVAAFCLVTAVFWAHTSHRSYLDVYFIVLAGGALASIRRAVSPR; from the coding sequence ATGATTGAGCGACGGCGGTTGGCAACCATCGCTGGGCTGGTTGGCCTGGCCTGCGCAGTGCGGTTGGGCGTCCGATTGGCGCGTGGCGAAGCCACATTCTGGGAACAGAGTTACGGCTTTTATTTCGAGCTGGCCCAGAAACTTGTCCGTGAGCAGAGTTTTTGCCTGGATGCGGTGACGTGCGCCTATTGGACGCCCCTGTATCCGGCATTTTTGGCGCTTGTTACCGCCGGCGAACGGAACTTTCTGGCAATTGCAATGGCGCAATCCCTGGTCGGTGGACTGACGACGTGGTGCGCCTACGAACTGGCGCGGCTGTGGTTCGACGCGCGGGCAGGCTGGATGGCCGCCGGGCTGACGGCGCTTTATCCCTACTTCGTTGTCCATGACACGGCGCTGCAGGAGACCGGACTCTATACGGCAGCAACCGCGGCGGCGACCTTGGCCCTAGCCCGGATTCCAATCGCGCAACACCGGTTTCGTCAGGCCGGGCTGGCCGGGGCCTTAACGGGCCTGGCCATCCTTGTGCGCCCATCTCTGACGCCTTTCGTGCCGTTGGCGCTGGTGTGGTTGGGTCTGAGCTGTCAGGAACAGGCATCGCGCCGCTGGAAGCTGGTTGGCGGGTACGCGCTGGCATTGGCGCTCGTTTTGCTGCCGTGGATTGTCCGCAACGCCTTCGTTGTGGGACGACCGACACTGACGACGCGCCTCGGGTATTCGCTGTGGGCTGCGCACAATCCCCACACGTTCACGCACTACCCAAGCGGGAGCATTGACCGCAGTACCGAAGCTGCCTGGGCCGCGATGACGTCGGATGAACTGGCCGCCGTCAGCCGGGCTGCCCTCCGTGAAACGTCCTTCGATGACTGGTTTCGGACACGGGCCTGGGCTTACATCCGCGCACACCCGGACGTCGCTGCCTGGGGAGCGTGCCGAAAACTGGGCGCGGCGTTTTGGTGGCGACTGAATCCGCTCAAGGGCCCACGTGAACAATGGGTGTACGGCTTGTCCTACGGGTCGGTGATGCTGCTGGCCGGGATGGGCGTCTGGCAACTCGGACGCCGTAAGCAATGGCTTCCCATTTGGCTGTGCGGCGCGCATGTCGCGGCGTTCTGCTTGGTGACGGCCGTCTTTTGGGCACATACCAGCCACCGGAGCTACCTGGACGTGTACTTTATTGTCTTGGCTGGGGGGGCGTTGGCATCAATCCGACGTGCTGTATCGCCCCGCTAA
- a CDS encoding threonine aldolase family protein: MAPSNALVDLRSDTVTRPSPAMREAMYRAAVGDDVYLEDPTVNELQVRAAALLGFEAALFVPTGTMGNQICLRLHAPPGSEIIVESRAHVYEWELGALAAVSGLVPRLVPSERGLPTWEAIAAAIQPNVYYRTQTALICLENTHNMHGGTVADLPEMTRILREAAARNLPVHLDGARLFNAAVTLGRTVAELAQGFSSVMVCLSKGLGAPAGSLIFGTQAFIERARVVRKMFGGGMRQAGVLAAAGLVALEEGPAYLAADHANATWLAAELANLPRLHVDITRVETNIVMCDVTQTGLTATAFCERLKPYGVLAGPASPTTVRLVTHRDAPFEACRQAVENIRRFLTDIL; the protein is encoded by the coding sequence ATGGCACCTTCCAACGCTCTGGTTGACTTACGCAGTGATACGGTGACACGTCCGTCGCCCGCCATGCGCGAGGCGATGTACCGTGCTGCCGTTGGGGATGACGTATATCTCGAAGACCCGACTGTCAACGAACTCCAGGTGCGCGCGGCGGCGCTCCTTGGCTTCGAGGCAGCCCTGTTTGTTCCGACCGGCACTATGGGCAACCAGATTTGCCTACGCTTGCATGCTCCACCGGGAAGCGAAATCATCGTCGAGTCACGCGCTCATGTTTACGAGTGGGAGCTTGGCGCGCTGGCAGCCGTGTCGGGGCTTGTGCCGCGCCTCGTGCCTAGCGAACGCGGGCTTCCCACTTGGGAAGCCATTGCGGCGGCCATCCAACCCAACGTGTACTACCGCACCCAAACGGCGCTGATCTGCCTTGAAAATACCCACAATATGCATGGGGGAACCGTCGCCGACCTGCCTGAAATGACTCGGATTCTGCGCGAAGCTGCCGCGCGCAACCTCCCGGTGCATCTGGATGGGGCGCGCCTGTTCAATGCGGCCGTCACCTTGGGACGGACGGTCGCCGAACTGGCGCAGGGATTTTCAAGTGTGATGGTGTGCCTTTCCAAAGGCCTGGGTGCGCCTGCCGGATCGCTCATTTTTGGGACACAGGCCTTCATCGAACGGGCGCGGGTTGTCCGTAAGATGTTCGGTGGCGGGATGCGGCAGGCCGGCGTGTTGGCCGCTGCCGGGCTGGTCGCACTCGAGGAAGGCCCGGCATACCTGGCCGCCGACCACGCCAACGCTACTTGGCTTGCCGCCGAACTAGCCAACCTCCCCAGACTGCACGTTGACATTACCCGCGTTGAAACCAACATCGTGATGTGCGACGTAACGCAAACCGGACTTACAGCGACTGCGTTTTGTGAACGGCTAAAGCCCTATGGTGTCCTAGCTGGCCCAGCCTCACCCACGACGGTCCGCTTGGTGACGCACCGTGACGCACCGTTTGAAGCTTGCCGGCAGGCTGTGGAGAACATCCGCCGTTTCTTGACTGACATTCTGTGA
- a CDS encoding MGMT family protein, whose amino-acid sequence MKRKALPSSTDEISPTLPPFEAVYAVVRQIPPGRVLTYGQISHLIGERLSAQGVGWALQACAAHPTAVPWHRVVNARGGVSTGKLSLHLANEQVARLESEGVVFRQDGTLDLSVYGWLPR is encoded by the coding sequence ATGAAGAGAAAGGCCTTACCGAGTTCAACGGATGAGATCAGCCCAACGTTACCACCGTTTGAGGCCGTTTATGCCGTGGTGCGGCAGATTCCACCCGGTCGTGTCCTGACCTATGGTCAAATCTCACACCTGATCGGAGAACGGCTTTCGGCGCAGGGCGTCGGGTGGGCGCTGCAAGCTTGCGCGGCGCATCCCACGGCTGTTCCGTGGCACCGCGTGGTCAATGCGCGAGGTGGCGTCAGCACCGGCAAGTTGTCACTTCACTTGGCTAATGAGCAAGTGGCGCGACTTGAAAGCGAGGGTGTCGTCTTTCGGCAAGATGGAACGCTCGATCTCTCTGTCTATGGCTGGCTGCCCCGCTAG
- a CDS encoding NifU family protein, whose product MPKIYDIEYTPNPAARKIVLKEPITAPGVSLSFSNPQDAAAHPLAEALFAIPHVKSVFMMDRFITINKDNEVEWDDLLRQVAIPIRAAEPVTAGSAPAAPSAKRGENPDIDRINDILDARIRPGLAGDGGGLEVVSYSDNTLAVRYQGACGSCPSSISGTLYGIQSILRDEFNPELTVIAV is encoded by the coding sequence ATGCCGAAAATTTACGACATCGAGTACACCCCTAACCCGGCAGCCCGAAAGATCGTGCTCAAAGAACCCATCACGGCACCGGGTGTTTCGCTCAGTTTTTCAAATCCACAAGATGCCGCGGCCCATCCTTTGGCGGAGGCACTCTTTGCTATTCCACATGTGAAAAGCGTCTTCATGATGGACCGTTTCATTACCATCAACAAAGATAATGAAGTGGAATGGGATGATCTGCTGCGCCAGGTGGCTATCCCGATTCGGGCGGCCGAACCCGTCACGGCCGGAAGCGCTCCAGCGGCGCCATCGGCCAAACGCGGAGAAAACCCAGACATTGACCGTATCAATGACATACTTGATGCTCGGATTCGCCCTGGCCTCGCTGGCGATGGTGGCGGGTTGGAGGTGGTCAGTTACAGCGACAATACCTTGGCGGTGCGTTACCAGGGGGCCTGTGGGAGTTGCCCCAGTTCGATTTCGGGCACACTGTATGGCATTCAAAGCATCTTGCGTGACGAGTTCAACCCCGAACTAACGGTGATTGCTGTCTAG
- a CDS encoding TlpA family protein disulfide reductase: MIRRAAAGPWLVALLTVLFTLASFLTPLPGQHIGVLAADRLVGVQAQSFTLTDQYNRPRTIAFPTTKPLVLMLGDRGGSEQIEPWVRELYQRYGDSIEIQGIAILRGVPSPIRPIIRSQLRSRAPKSVLLDWGGSVADMYHCQSDVCNMIVIDRQGRISTIVRGGVSAERSRLVCQVLDQIR, encoded by the coding sequence ATGATTCGCCGAGCGGCTGCCGGGCCTTGGCTCGTGGCACTTCTGACTGTACTTTTCACCTTGGCTTCTTTTCTCACGCCCTTACCTGGGCAACACATCGGTGTTCTAGCTGCCGATAGGTTGGTTGGCGTCCAAGCACAGTCCTTTACCCTTACCGATCAGTACAACCGTCCGCGCACCATCGCCTTTCCGACCACCAAGCCGCTGGTGCTCATGCTTGGCGACCGGGGCGGCTCGGAGCAAATCGAACCGTGGGTTCGTGAGCTATACCAGCGATATGGCGACAGCATCGAAATCCAAGGCATCGCAATTCTCCGTGGCGTGCCAAGCCCGATTCGTCCGATCATCCGTAGCCAACTGCGGAGTCGTGCGCCGAAAAGCGTTCTGTTGGACTGGGGCGGGAGTGTAGCCGACATGTACCACTGCCAAAGCGATGTTTGTAATATGATTGTCATAGACCGACAGGGGCGGATTTCAACCATCGTCCGCGGCGGTGTGTCCGCCGAGCGCAGCCGTTTGGTCTGCCAAGTTCTCGACCAAATACGCTAA